In the Acetobacterium sp. KB-1 genome, TGTGCTTGAATGCTATTTACTCAATTTTCCCGGCTCAAAATTCAGCTGAGACTTTACAACAACACATTCTGTAGCTTCTGATAAAAAGAAGTTGACGAAAAATTCAGCCAACGTCTGATATAATAAAATGTAATAAGATAATGGGTTTTTCTGAACTGGATTTTACGTCTGTCTTCCTTCGTATGTTCTAGAATACCTGTTTCAGGGAGAGTTTGATACCTGCTTTATTGGTCGGTGGCATCTTTGGGAAGCCCATGAGCAGGGCATTGTTAGCGTACTGTTGCTTTTTTCTTAAAAAACTTGATATTGATTCATATGTTTGGTATAATTAAAAGAACGTAGTAGAAATACATTAATATGAATAATTTGGCAGGATCTTAATTGATAGTTATCAAATAAGACAATACGAACAATACGATGTGAGAGTTTATTAAAAGGAGAAAATAATATGAACGAAAAAGTAACAATTGCAATAGAAAAAAGAGAAAAAATGAGTGGCAGTGCAGGAAAAAAACTAAGGAAAATTGGTTATATTCCCGGTGCGATCAATCGAAAAGGTCTGGAATCCGTTTCAGTAAAAATAAGTAAAGATGAATTAGTAAAAAACATTCATAAATATGGGAAGAATTATTTATTTACGCTTGATCTTGAGGGGCAGGAATCATATGCTGCAATGATAAAAGAAATTCAACATGCGCCAATTAAAGGTGAAATTTTAAATGTTGTTTTTCAGGAGGTATCGATTACCGAACCCATTAAGTTTGATCTTAATATTAAAATAATCGGCAGGGAAGCAATCGAATTAAGAGAACTAAATTTTGTGCAGCAAATGGACAAAATTCTTGTGACAGGATTGCCACAGGATATACCGGATTATCTTGAAATCGATGTAACGGATCTTAATTTAAACGACAAAATCTGTGTTGGCGATATTAATTATCCCAAAGGCATTGAATCAGAAATTGAAGCGGATAAAATTGTATTGCTGATAAATGAAATGCGATTAGAAGATACAGTCACAGAAGATGAGTTAGAAGCTGTGCAGGAATAAAACCTCCAAAGTTTATTGATCAAGTGTCAAAAAATATTAAATTATATGCCTTTGCATTATCGTGAAAGCACTTTTATATGTCAAGTAAATAGTATGTAGCTCAAGTAGATGGCGTATAGCAGGTTTGGTAGATCAAACTTGCTATACGCCATATTTTTGTGGTACTTACGGATGAAAAAATCACGTTAGGGTGCAGCACAACACCCTAACCGATTGCATTGCCGATTAATTTAATAATGAGGCTTAAGTTGTAGTTACCTGGAAATTCGAAGGAAATTTTATCAACAAAGTAATTATATAATTCTAATTCATTTTCCAAATCATAATTATTTGAGTTTTTTACAGAAAAAGCAATAAACTTTGAGTAGGGTAGAAAAGTGAAAATTGGAAGCTCAGGATCTTCATAGGTACAAATAATAATCCGTTTAGAGGTAAACAATACCTCAGAAGGGAAAGGGAATCGATCCGCTACATAAAATTCTACCACCTGTTCCTGATCATTTAGCATAGCTTGGATACTCTTCTGAATCATGAGAGTGCTTTTTTTGTCAGTAATGATGAAGCGTGAAGCTTTAAAGTCGATCATTTCAACTCCTTCTATTTCAAAGAAAGTTACCCAATTGTAGTCATAATTGAGTAACTTTTTTTGAGTTCTAGAAAACCATTTTTTTGACTACAATTGTATTAAGGGCAGCTAATTCTTTTTCCATAACGGCGATGTCGTCTTCCTTGTCGGGCAAGAACTCCAAAATAATCAGTCCGGTTATACTGCACAATTCTTCAGAAGATTCATGCAAACCAAGACGTGTTTTAATAATACATCCATTTTTGGTTAACAATTCCTGTACCTTCAATGCTTCGCTTTCGCGATTACCAACCTGAATCCCCATAATTTGTCTCATAAAAAAACCCTCCTATTAAGTATTTATATCTTAATAAAATACCCAATTAATGGAGAGTTAAACTAGTTTGATTAAAAATAATTCTAAGCTTAGAGCAGATCGTGAATTATTTATAACTCATCTTTTAAGCTCCAACTCACGTTTTTTCCCAGCTCATTGTTTTCCCCTGGAATCCAGATATCAATTTTTAGTTGCTCCAGTTTTTCCATTGATTCAAGGTCATTAAGTTCTTGTGCTTTTTCGTAGGCCTTTATAATCCAGTTTTTTGTCAGCTTCTGAAAATCACCGCCCTCGGTTTGGATATAATCATTTCTAATATTTAGTTTTCCATCGATTACTTTACTCGAGTATCTTAAGCCCATTTCGTATCCTCCTAAGATTTGTTGATATTTGTCTTTAATACATTATATCCTGTTCTGTCAAAACTTGACATAGTATTTTTGAATATTTATAAAAATTTGCGTTAAAAGTGTTTGGTGTGATTTGATTTGACTTTTCATCTTTGGACAGAATCAACTTGTAAATCAAAATTTCCCGTAAGTACTTTAGATGTAGGAAACAATAACTGAAAAATAAAAGTCAAGCATTTTTGAAAAATAAATTGACAAAAGAGCAAACCATGCTATACTACATATAAGGACTGGTCATGACCACTACTGATGTGACAAGGCTATTCGACCTAATCTTGAAAAATTTCGTTTTAAAGAAAAATTGTCTCGATTATTACAGGTATTAGTTAATTGCAAAAATGTTTGTTGTTTTTGTATGAGCTATACATAAATATTTAAGGAGAGTTCAATGCAAATAGAAACCATCGAAAGAAAAGCATTTGATATTCGGAAACACATTGTTAACACGGTAATTAATAATGGTGATGGTCATGCTGGCCCATCATTGTCTTGCACGGATATTCTGGCGACCTTGTATTTTGATATTATGGATGTCAAAGTTGATGAGCCCAAATGGTCCGGTCGTGATCGGTTTGTTCTCAGCGCGGGTCACAAATGTCTGGCACTTTATGGAACCCTGATTGAAAAGGGATTTGAAAAAGCTGATGTCTTGGAAACATACAATCAGTTAGGATCAAAAGTACCCGGTCATCCCGACATGAAGAAATTCAATGGCGTTGATTTTAGCTCTGGTGCATTGGGACACGGTTTGCCAATTGGTGCTGGGATGGCTCTAAATGCAAAACTTAAAGGTGAAAAAAATCGTGTTTTTGTTCTGATGGGGGATGGCGAACAAGGTGAAGGATCTAATTGGGAAGCGGCAATGTTTGCAAGTCATCACGGCCTGGACAACCTAGTTGGTATCATTGATCGAAACGGTCTTCAAATTAATGGCAGTACCCGCGATGTTTTAGACACCCGTGATTTGAGGGAAAAGTATTCTGCATTTGGGTGGTCGGTTAAAGTTATCGATGGCCATAATATTGAGGAGCTTTCAAATACCTTTCAAGCGATCCCTTTTCAAAAAGGGAAGCCAAGTATGGTGATCACAAACACCATTAAAAGTAAAGGGATGCCTTTTGCTGAGGGAAATGTGAAATATCACCATTGGAATCCTGGTAAAAATGCGCAGGAATCAAAAGATGCACTGGACGCGCTTGAACGATATGCAAATGATAAAGGATGGATAAAATGACAGTTAAACAGCGAAATCCACGGGATGTATTTGGGGAAGTATTGTTAGAACTGGGTAGAGAGAATGAGAGTATTCTGGCGGTGTCTTGTGATTCAGGAGCAGGATCGGGTATGAACCCCTTCAAGCAGGCGTTGCCACATCAATATTTAGAGGTCGGGATCAACGAACAGAATGCCATTGGTGTTTGTGCCGGGTTAGCTGAAGGTGGTTCTATTCCGGTTGTCTCAGCGATTGCACCGTTCATCTCAATGCGTGCTTTTGAGCAGGTTCGTAACGATTTAGGTTATGCTAATATGAATGTAAAAGTAATCGGTTCCAGCAGCGGCTTGTCACATTCAGCACTGGGATCAACCCATCAGGCGATTGAAGATTTGGCACTGATGCGCGTCATACCGAACATGGTGGTCTTAAATCCCGGTGACGGATATGAAGTCGAAATGTCATTACGGGAAGCAGTTAAACACAGGGGGCCCGTTTATATCAGAATGCCGCGCCACCCGATGGCAGAACCGTTAGAAGTGTCGCAACGCAATTTCAAATTGGGAAAAGGCGAAGTGTTAATGAATACTGGAGATGAGATTGTGATCGCAGTTTCGGGAACATTGACGGTTGATGGTCTAATGACGGGAAAAATCTTGGATGAAATGGGATATGGCGTAAAAGTTCTGAATTTTACAACGGTAAAACCATTGGATACTGAGCTCCTATATGACGCATATAAAGACGCAAAATATTTATTTACATTAGAAGAGCATTCGCAAATCGGCGGTTTTGGCAGTGCTGTAATGGAAGTATTGGGTCCAGTTAAACAGGGTAATTCGATTCATATTGTTGGTATTACCGATGGCTCCATTAATACCGGCCCCTACCGCGAATTACTGGATGCCTACGGTCTTACCTGGGAAAAGGTCGTAGACCGGATTTTAAATGTGATTCAAAAATAATAACAATAAATTTAGAGGAGAAAAATAATGAAGACTGTCAGTTGTACCTTGAATACCTTATTGAATGATGATGTTTCACTAATTGATGATCAAAAGAGCGATGTTAATCGCGTCCTTGATTTTGATTTGCCTTTAGGAGAATATGATTTTTTAAAGAAACATGTAAAAAAAATTGGCGTAACCAAGGAATTCAGTAAAGTTATTTCGACATTTAGAACGCCGGAAAATGAGACCCCCGAGGGATTTCGGGTAGAATATCGGCTGGAATCTAATGGGATCTTGAGAGCTGATTTGATCCGCGATATTTCTTATGATAAAAATGGCAAAAAACGACCAACCAATGTACTTTTTTCAGCTGATTCTGCCAACCCATACGAGGTAAAACCGATCAGTAAAATGATTGCTAATCTAACGTGTAATCCTGGTATTATCTACGATTTGTTTATCAACAACCCGAAGGCTAATATTGGTAATCAATACAAAACACGGGATGAAGTAATGGAGGAAATCGGGCGGATCTTGGGACCGGGAGCAGACATCAGTGTTGAACTCAATGATCCGTTTGGTAAGTCGGATACTGAGCTTCTGGAAGAAGCCGAGAAATTCAGGGAAATGCTTTCCGAATATCGAGTGGTTATAAAAGTTCCACACACTGGACCGATCACAAATGTAAACGTTTCAGAACTTCTTTCGGGAAATAAAAAGCTTGGCAAATCATTCACGGATGTGACAACGGAAGGCGCTTTCCGAGGTCATAATCTGGCATTGATGCTCAAAGAACATGGTTTTAGGGTGAACTTTACGTTGATGTTTGAACCCTATCAGACGGCGCTAGCGTTACAGGCAAAACCATATTTCGTAAACAGCTTCATTCGGCATCGCTTAATGCAATCAGAAAGCATGGCGCTGAATTTAAAGCAATTTAACGCAACGGGTGATCTGAAATTTATAAAAAATATCCAGAATATGTTTTTAGAAAAAGATTATCTGAATATGGATCAGACTCAAATGGACTTGCTGATGGTTAAGAAAATGGCTGAAGACATGTTAAAATATCGTCACTTTGATGATCCTGAAGGCTCAGATGGATTAGATAGTGTGCGACATAATTTAAGACTTTTTAAAAACACGAATTTGGATGACACAAGACTCATTATCTGTAGTATGGAAGGTGAATTAAATTATCCGGACATTGACAAATTGTTGGTTGAAAAAGAATTTGAAGACCTTGTTCACCGCGTTGTTGTTACGGCGGAGCCAAAATACCTGGCAAGGTTTACTTCCTGCAATCAAGTTGTATCGTATCAACGTCGATTTATGAATGCCGCTAATGGACAAAAATAATAAAAGTTATTAGAGATGATATATTTTTCAAACGGAGTATGTTATGCTCGTTCTAGGTGGTCATGACCCATTATATTCATGTATGATGTCGTGAAAATTTATTTGAAAAGAGGTGATGATCATGAGTTATGTGAATATGGAAGCAATTCTTGGCGACGCAAGAAAGAATCATTATGCAGTTGGGGCGTTTAATATCGTTAATTACCTTACTGCGAAGGCGGCAGTTGAAGCGGCTGAGGAACTTGGACAACCGATTATCATTCAAACATCGGTAAAAACGGTAAAAGCTTTTGGGATCAAAGAAATGATGAGTTTTTTAAAACCAATCGCTGAGAATGCAACGGTGAACGTGGCGATCCATCTGGATCATTCGACAGATGTTGAATTTACAAAAGCCTGCATTGATGGCGGCTGGTCATCGGTGATGTATGACGGTTCGCAGTTGACTTTGGAAGAAAATATTAAAAACACCAAAGAAATTGTAACATATGCAAAAAATAAAAAGGTGACAGTTGAAGGTGAATTGGGTGCTATTGTCGGCGTTGAAGATGATATTGTGGTAATAGCCGGAAATTCTGCCCATGCGCGGCCGGAAGATTGCCATATTTTTTTAAAAGAAACCGGAATCGATGCTTTCGCGCCAGCCGTGGGAACGGCTCACGGCGTCTACACCGGTGAAATCAATATCGATTATGATCTATTTGATGAAATCAATCAATTCTCATCCTGCCCATTGGTGCTTCATGGCGGTACCGGATTAACCGATGAAATGTTTCATAAACTGATTGCGTTAGGGGCTTCAAAGGTTAATATTTCAACGGCAATTAAAATTGCATATTGTCAGGGGATGGTAACCTACACAAAAATGAATCCTGACCAGAATGATCCGCTTAAACTGGATGCCTTTACCAAAGAAGGATTGAAAAAAGTAGTGAAGCAACACATCCAATTCTTTAGTCTGAGGGACTAACAGAATTAATAAAATAATGTCTGCTGCCAAGTTATTGATGATTAAACTGGTGAACGATGATTAAAATACGAGGAGAATAATAATGAAAGATTCCAAATGTATTGAAGAACTCAAAAAAGAATTTGATGCTTATGCAGAAATGTATAGTCCAGAAGGACTGGATCGCGACGAGCAAATCAGAATGTATAGTATCATGTGGCTCATGCGTAAGTTTGAGGAAGCAGTGAAGCCACTTTGGATGGCGAATAAGGTTCACGGATACTATCATCCTTATATTACTGAGGAAGCGATAGCTACCGCTATTATTACGCAATTGAAAAAAGAAGACTATGTTGGTTCTACCCATCGTGGCCACGGTCATTTAATTGCTAAAGGTGGCAATATCAATAAGATGATGGCTGAATTGTTTGGCAAAGAAGAAGGTTATAACAAGGGTCGTGGTGGTTCAATGCACATCAGCGATATGAGCATTGGGATGCTTGGTGCCAGTGGTATTGTTGGAGCGGCAGTAGCACCAGCAGTTGGCAGCGCGTTAAAAAGTTGGATCAAAGGAACAGATGATGTAACCGTTGTGTTCTTTGGCGATGGCGGTGCCAATGCCGGTTCCGTTTCGGAATCGATGAACATGGCCGCGGCCTGGAAACTCCCGGTGATTTTTGTCTGCGAAAACAACCAATGGGCAATTGCTACCGATTATGCCCGGATAACCGGTGAACCTGATCTTTACAAACGGGGCACAGGCTTTGGCATACCCAGCTATCGCTGTGATGGTTATAATATTTATCAAATCTGGGAAACCGCAAAAGCCGCCATTGAGCGTGCCCGCGCGGGCGAAGGACCGACCTTTATTGAATGTAAAACGATGCGAATGTTGGGACATCATGCAACTGATGATAGCTGGTACCGTGATATGACAGTATGTGATAAATACTGGGAAATTGAACCGATTAAACGAATGGGCGAATTTATGGTAAAAAACAAGCTTGCCACACCGGAAGAACTGGAAGCGATTGAAGCAGAAGCAATGAAAAAGGTCGAGGCGTCCATCGAATACGCAGATACGCAATGCCATGAACCCTCTCCTGATACTTTCTATGATTACATTTACACTGATGGCGAAGTTATCAAGTAGACACTGTATTAATTAGTGAGCTTATTAAAACGAAGATTAGGAGATAAAGATTATGTCAATCATTACACTTAGAGAATCTATTACTCAGGCATTAAGGGAAGAAATGGCCCTGGATGAAAACGTATTTATCATGGGTTGCGATGTAGGACTGCGCGGAAATCCATTTGGTATAACAAAAGGTCTAATGAATGAATACGGCGAAAAACGGGTCATCGATACCCCTATTTCAGAAGCCGCATTCACGGGTCTTGGTGTTGGCGCGGCGATTGCCGGGATGCGTCCGTTAGTTGAAATATTATATGCCGACTGGATCACGCTGCCAATGGATAACATTGTCAACACGGCGGCAAAAACATGTTATATGTTCGGCGGACAGGCAAACGTGCCGATTGTTATCCGGGCGCCTTTTGGTGTCGGTGGTGGCGTCGCTGCTCAGCATTCACAGAACAACGAAAACTGGTTTGTCCATGTACCGGGCTTAAAGGTCATAACGCCGTCTACCCCCTACGATATGAAAGGGATGCTTAAATCGGCCATTCGTGATAACGGACCGGTTATCTGCTTTGAACATAAACGTAATTATTCAGTAAAAGGTGAAGTTCCAGATGGTGAATATCTGGTTCCAATCGGAAAAGCAGCGATTCGCAAAACGGGAACCGACTGCACGATTGTGGCATATTCCTATATGACCTATGTGGCAGAAGAAGCAGCTAAAGAATTAGAAAAAGATGGAATCAGTTGTGAAGTCATCGATTTGCGATCGCTGTTGCCGTTGGATTATGATACCGTGATGGAATCGATCAAGAAGACAAGTCGTGTTGTTGTTGTGACCGAAGCACCACTTCGCGGATCTATTGCTGGCGAAATTGTCGGTGAAATCATTGACCGTGGTTTTGATTTATTGGATGCACCACCTCAGCGTCTTGGCAGCAAGAACTCTCCAGTAGCATACAATGAAGGTCTGGAAGCGATGTGCACACCTAAAAAAGAAGATATTATCGCAGCAGTACGGAAAACATTTGAATAAATTGTGAAGGAGTGTTTATTATGGCAAAATTAATGAATATGCCAAAGATCGGCGTTAACATGACTGACGGTACGGTCACGGAATGGTATGTAAACGAGGGTGACGAAGTTAAATTTGGTGAAATGGCTTTGGCTGCAGAAACAGATAAAGACGTTCAGGACATTCCGGCCGACCAGACGGGCACCGTTTTAAAAATTATTGCCCAAGTGGGCGATAACGTCGAATGCCATAAACCACTGGCAATTGTCGGTGCTCCCGGTGAAAATATTGATAGTCTACTCGCTGAAATTAGTGGCGGCGGAGCTGTGGCAGCACCAATAGAAACGGTGGATATTGCACCAGTTCAATCAGCTGAGGTGACAGAAACAGCCTCAACAGACCGGGTTCCGGTTTCACCATTAGCTAAAAAAATGGCCAAAGATTTGGGGATCAATCTGGCTAAAGTTAAATATACGGGGATCCGCGTCACAAAGTCTGATATTCTTGCTTACGAAAATGAACCAGAAGTAATTTCAGAGTCGCCAACAATTGCCATACCAGCCGTAGCGGCAACAACGGTTGTGCCGGCAACTGGAATCAGAAAAATAACTCCTTATGACGGCATGCGCCGAAAAATTGGTAATCGGCTGACTGAAAGTGTGGTAACAAAACCATGGGCAGCTCTCACGGTGGCAGTTGATATGAGCAAAGCCATTGAGTGGCGCAAACGGGTGAATGAAATCGCCGATATCAAGGTCGGTTTCAATGAGATGGTGGCCAAAGCCTGTTCCCGGGCTTTACAGGAATACCCCTTGATGAACACGCAGCTGGCCGCTGATGGCACGGAAATTTACGAAATGGAAGATATCAACATTGGCGTTGCGGTTAACACCGATCGAGGCTTGATGGTGCCGGTTCTTAAAAATGTTGCCGCTAAAGGGGTGGTTGAACTGGCAAAAGAATTTGCCGGCCTGGTTAGCCGTACCAAAGAACAAGCGAATAGTCAAGGGGACTTGTCGGGGGGAACGTTTACGATCAGTAATCTTGGTGCTCGTGGAATTTCAAGTTTTCGGGCAGTGATTAACCCGCCTGAATGTGGGATTCTGGCGTTAGCAGCAACGATTAAGTCAGCCGTTGTCATTGATGATGAAATCGTCATCCGTCCAATGATGAATATTACTTTGAGTTTTGATCACCGTATTGTTGATGGGGATTATGCCGCACAGTTTGTATCCTATATCGGAAAACTGTTAGAAGACCCGATGAAAATCTTAATGTAGACAACCGTAAGCGGTTCAGGGCGAGCTAAACTTGACGCATGATTCATAACAGGAGATAAATGATGAATAAATTTGATCTAATTGTTATCGGCGGCGGTCCGGGGGGATATGTGGCAGCAATTTATGCTGCCCAGCATGGCCTTCACACCGCACTCGTTGAAAAAGCCGATCTGGGAGGGGTTTGTTTAAATTGGGGCTGTATACCGACAAAAGCACTGGTTCAAAACGCCGAAATCCTCCGAACGGTAAAAGAAGCCAATAAATATGGAATCAGTCTGAATACCAATGAAATAAAAGCTGATTATTCAGTGGCTCAGAAACGCAGTCGCGAAGTGAGTGGCAAACTGACCATGGGCATTAAAAGTTTGATGAAAAAAAATAACGTGACGGTGATACCGGGTGAAGGAAGTTTAATTACTGGAACCAGGGTGAAAGTGATGCCGACTGGTGAAATTTTCGAAACAAAAAATATCATTCTTGCTACCGGAGCTCGCGCCTTTAAAATTCCCCAATTTGATTACAGTAATCCTAACATTATGACCTCGCGAGAAGCCCTTGAATTGAGCGAAGTCAAACCGGGAGAGCGATTTGTGGTCGTCGGAGCGGGGGCGATCGGTATGGAATTTGCCAGTATCTGGGCCAGTTATGGGGCTGCGGTAACCGTTGTTGAAATGCTGCCTCGAGCTTTGCCAAACGAAGATGCCGATGTTTCAAAAGAAATTCAAAGAGCATTCAAAAAACGTGACATAAAAGTAAAAGTTGATAGTAAAGTTGTTTCTGTAGCTGCTGAAGGAAATGGTTTCAACCTTGTTATTGAGAAAAAAGGAAAAACCGAGTCAATCCCATGTGATAAAATTCTTGTTTCGGCTGGGGTTCGGGCAAATGTTGAGAATATTGGCCTGGAAGCAGCAGGCGTGAAACTGACCGAGCGGGGATTAGTACAGGTAGATGATCATTTACTGACAACCTGTCCGACCATTTACGCCATTGGCGATATGACTGGAAAACTGGCCCTGGCTCATGTTGCGTCAACTCAGGCATTGGCGGCTGTTCACGCAATTCTGGGGAAACCAGTTAAGCAATTTAATTATTCAAATATGCCAAGATGTACCTATACTTATCCCGAAGTAGCCAGTGTTGGATTAACCGAAGAACAGGCCAAAGAAGCAGGCTATGATGTCAAGGTGGGAACATTCCCGTTGGCAGCAAATGGGAAATCCGTAGCAATGAATGAAACAACGGGTTTTGTAAAGATTGTTGCCGACAAAAAATATGGTGAGATACTGGGAACCCATCTTGTCGGAGCCCACGTGACGGAATTAATCAGTGCCGCGACTGCTTATATTGATCTTGAATTTACCGCAGCAGAGATTGCCCAGGTTGTCCATCCCCACCCATCGGTATCAGAAGCGATGATGGAAGCAGCGCATGCGGTAGTGGGACAGGCTATTCATATTTAATTAAGGATGACGACAATTTAGTAGAAAGTGAGTATTGCAGTGCCTGAAAAGGGCATGCAATATTCATCATTATGATCGGTAACAAAGGTTTGAAACGAATGGGGTGGGCTGATTATGCTCTTTTATTATAGTGAATCGACAGATCCATATTTTAACCTGGCATTGGAAGAACATATCTTTTCCAACGTTTTATTGCGAGAGCCGTTTTTCATGCTATGGCAAAATGACAACACCATTGTAATTGGACGTAATCAGAACGCCGTCAGAGAAATCAATATCGATTTTATCAGGGAAAAAAATACCAAGGTGGCGCGGCGTAATACCGGCGGTGGTACGGTTTATCATGATTTGGGAAATTTAAACTATTCGTTTATTCAGAACTGCAAAAATGGTAAAACGGTTGACTTTTCGCAGTTTGCCCTTCCGATCATTCGTGCCCTTGATCATTTTGGGGTCAAAGCGCAGTGCAATGATCGCAACGACCTGGTCATTGCGGGATGTAAATTTTCAGGCACGGCTCAGACAGTCAAAAATGGCCGGGCATTACACCATGGAACACTGCTATTTAATTCAGATTTAGATTTTTTACGGCAAGCACTGATGGTCAATGAGGACAAAATTGAAGCTAAAGGTGTTAAGTCAGTGAGCAGCCACATTACCAATATCGTTGATCATTTACCTCAACCAATCACTATGGAGCAATTTCGTAATTGTTTGATGACCAGTATTATAAAAAAGAATAACCCATTTCCGTTTCGTTTGACCAAGAAAGATTTTGAAGCGATCAAGCAACTGCAGGAAAAAAAATATTCGACATGGGATTGGAATTATGGTAAGTCGCCACGCTATGAAGTGCAGAAAACTCGAAATTTCCAATGTGGGTGCCTGACAGTCTCGATGCGGGTTTTACAGCAGGGAATCATCGATTCGGTTTCCATTACCGGTGAATTCTCAGGAACGCAGAGCATCTGCCAATTGGAAAAATTTTTAAAAGGAAAGATACTAAAAGAATCAGAATTATTGGAAGTCCTCAGCTACACTAGAGTAAACGACTTCATTTCAGGTATAACAGCTGGAGAATTAGCGAGAATTTTAGTGTATTAATATATCACTATCGATACAAAGAGTTGAACTAACGTTAAATAAAAAAGAAAACGTTTAACAAAGTGATTATAGTAAAAAAAAATGCTAACCAATGCATTTTTTAATAAAAGAAAAGGCGGTATAAACGGATGAAGGAGTATATTTTAAGTATTGACCAGGGGACTACCAGTATTCGAGCAATTTTCTTTAATCATGATGGGGACATCGTCAGTGTGTATGCAAAAGAATTCGCACAATTTTATCCAGATTCAGGTTGGGTTGAACAAGACCCTATGGAA is a window encoding:
- a CDS encoding 50S ribosomal protein L25; the protein is MNEKVTIAIEKREKMSGSAGKKLRKIGYIPGAINRKGLESVSVKISKDELVKNIHKYGKNYLFTLDLEGQESYAAMIKEIQHAPIKGEILNVVFQEVSITEPIKFDLNIKIIGREAIELRELNFVQQMDKILVTGLPQDIPDYLEIDVTDLNLNDKICVGDINYPKGIESEIEADKIVLLINEMRLEDTVTEDELEAVQE
- a CDS encoding PH domain-containing protein; its protein translation is MIDFKASRFIITDKKSTLMIQKSIQAMLNDQEQVVEFYVADRFPFPSEVLFTSKRIIICTYEDPELPIFTFLPYSKFIAFSVKNSNNYDLENELELYNYFVDKISFEFPGNYNLSLIIKLIGNAIG
- a CDS encoding transketolase — translated: MQIETIERKAFDIRKHIVNTVINNGDGHAGPSLSCTDILATLYFDIMDVKVDEPKWSGRDRFVLSAGHKCLALYGTLIEKGFEKADVLETYNQLGSKVPGHPDMKKFNGVDFSSGALGHGLPIGAGMALNAKLKGEKNRVFVLMGDGEQGEGSNWEAAMFASHHGLDNLVGIIDRNGLQINGSTRDVLDTRDLREKYSAFGWSVKVIDGHNIEELSNTFQAIPFQKGKPSMVITNTIKSKGMPFAEGNVKYHHWNPGKNAQESKDALDALERYANDKGWIK
- a CDS encoding transketolase family protein, whose product is MTVKQRNPRDVFGEVLLELGRENESILAVSCDSGAGSGMNPFKQALPHQYLEVGINEQNAIGVCAGLAEGGSIPVVSAIAPFISMRAFEQVRNDLGYANMNVKVIGSSSGLSHSALGSTHQAIEDLALMRVIPNMVVLNPGDGYEVEMSLREAVKHRGPVYIRMPRHPMAEPLEVSQRNFKLGKGEVLMNTGDEIVIAVSGTLTVDGLMTGKILDEMGYGVKVLNFTTVKPLDTELLYDAYKDAKYLFTLEEHSQIGGFGSAVMEVLGPVKQGNSIHIVGITDGSINTGPYRELLDAYGLTWEKVVDRILNVIQK
- a CDS encoding transaldolase family protein — encoded protein: MKTVSCTLNTLLNDDVSLIDDQKSDVNRVLDFDLPLGEYDFLKKHVKKIGVTKEFSKVISTFRTPENETPEGFRVEYRLESNGILRADLIRDISYDKNGKKRPTNVLFSADSANPYEVKPISKMIANLTCNPGIIYDLFINNPKANIGNQYKTRDEVMEEIGRILGPGADISVELNDPFGKSDTELLEEAEKFREMLSEYRVVIKVPHTGPITNVNVSELLSGNKKLGKSFTDVTTEGAFRGHNLALMLKEHGFRVNFTLMFEPYQTALALQAKPYFVNSFIRHRLMQSESMALNLKQFNATGDLKFIKNIQNMFLEKDYLNMDQTQMDLLMVKKMAEDMLKYRHFDDPEGSDGLDSVRHNLRLFKNTNLDDTRLIICSMEGELNYPDIDKLLVEKEFEDLVHRVVVTAEPKYLARFTSCNQVVSYQRRFMNAANGQK
- a CDS encoding class II fructose-bisphosphate aldolase, which encodes MSYVNMEAILGDARKNHYAVGAFNIVNYLTAKAAVEAAEELGQPIIIQTSVKTVKAFGIKEMMSFLKPIAENATVNVAIHLDHSTDVEFTKACIDGGWSSVMYDGSQLTLEENIKNTKEIVTYAKNKKVTVEGELGAIVGVEDDIVVIAGNSAHARPEDCHIFLKETGIDAFAPAVGTAHGVYTGEINIDYDLFDEINQFSSCPLVLHGGTGLTDEMFHKLIALGASKVNISTAIKIAYCQGMVTYTKMNPDQNDPLKLDAFTKEGLKKVVKQHIQFFSLRD
- a CDS encoding thiamine pyrophosphate-dependent dehydrogenase E1 component subunit alpha; amino-acid sequence: MKDSKCIEELKKEFDAYAEMYSPEGLDRDEQIRMYSIMWLMRKFEEAVKPLWMANKVHGYYHPYITEEAIATAIITQLKKEDYVGSTHRGHGHLIAKGGNINKMMAELFGKEEGYNKGRGGSMHISDMSIGMLGASGIVGAAVAPAVGSALKSWIKGTDDVTVVFFGDGGANAGSVSESMNMAAAWKLPVIFVCENNQWAIATDYARITGEPDLYKRGTGFGIPSYRCDGYNIYQIWETAKAAIERARAGEGPTFIECKTMRMLGHHATDDSWYRDMTVCDKYWEIEPIKRMGEFMVKNKLATPEELEAIEAEAMKKVEASIEYADTQCHEPSPDTFYDYIYTDGEVIK
- a CDS encoding alpha-ketoacid dehydrogenase subunit beta, which translates into the protein MSIITLRESITQALREEMALDENVFIMGCDVGLRGNPFGITKGLMNEYGEKRVIDTPISEAAFTGLGVGAAIAGMRPLVEILYADWITLPMDNIVNTAAKTCYMFGGQANVPIVIRAPFGVGGGVAAQHSQNNENWFVHVPGLKVITPSTPYDMKGMLKSAIRDNGPVICFEHKRNYSVKGEVPDGEYLVPIGKAAIRKTGTDCTIVAYSYMTYVAEEAAKELEKDGISCEVIDLRSLLPLDYDTVMESIKKTSRVVVVTEAPLRGSIAGEIVGEIIDRGFDLLDAPPQRLGSKNSPVAYNEGLEAMCTPKKEDIIAAVRKTFE